From Pseudomonas fluorescens, one genomic window encodes:
- the trkA gene encoding Trk system potassium transporter TrkA, with translation MKIIILGAGQVGGSLAEHLASEANDITVVDTDGERLRDLGDRLDIRTVQGRGSLPTVLRSAGADDADMLVAVTNSDETNMVACQVAHTLFHTPTKIARVREASYLTRADLFDNDAIPVDVLISPEQVVTNYIKRLIQHPGALQVIDFAEGKAQLVAVKAYYGGPLVGQQLRQLREHMPNVDTRVAAIFRRDRPILPQGDTVIEADDEVFFIAAKANIRAVMSEMRRLDESYKRIVIAGGGQIGERLAEAIESRYQVKIIEMSPARCRYLSDTLDSTVVLQGSASDRDLLLEENIADADIFLALTNDDEANIMSSLLAKRLGAKKVMTIINNPAYVDLIQGGDIDIAISPQLATIGTLLAHVRRGDIVSVHSLRRGAAEAIEAIAHGDAKSSKVIGKAIENIALPPGATIGAIIRDEEVLIAHDDTVIEAGDHVILFLVDKKHIRDVEKLFHVGLSFF, from the coding sequence ATGAAAATCATCATCCTCGGCGCAGGGCAGGTGGGCGGATCGCTGGCGGAGCATCTGGCCAGCGAAGCCAATGACATTACTGTGGTCGACACCGACGGCGAACGCCTGCGCGACCTCGGCGATCGCCTCGACATCCGCACCGTGCAAGGTCGCGGATCGCTGCCTACCGTGTTGCGCTCGGCCGGTGCCGACGACGCCGACATGCTGGTGGCGGTGACCAACAGCGACGAAACCAACATGGTCGCCTGCCAGGTGGCCCACACCCTGTTCCACACCCCGACCAAGATCGCCCGGGTCCGCGAAGCGTCCTACCTGACCCGCGCTGACCTGTTCGACAACGACGCGATTCCAGTGGACGTGCTGATCAGCCCGGAACAGGTCGTGACCAACTACATCAAGCGTCTGATCCAACACCCCGGCGCCCTGCAGGTCATCGACTTCGCCGAAGGCAAGGCGCAGTTGGTGGCGGTCAAGGCCTATTACGGCGGGCCGCTGGTAGGTCAGCAATTGCGTCAGTTGCGCGAACACATGCCCAACGTCGACACTCGGGTTGCCGCGATCTTCCGTCGCGACCGGCCGATCCTGCCGCAAGGCGATACGGTGATCGAAGCGGACGACGAAGTATTCTTCATCGCTGCCAAAGCGAATATTCGCGCAGTCATGAGCGAAATGCGCCGCCTCGACGAAAGCTACAAGCGCATCGTCATTGCCGGCGGTGGACAGATTGGCGAGCGCCTGGCCGAGGCCATCGAGAGTCGCTACCAGGTCAAGATAATCGAGATGAGCCCGGCGCGTTGCCGCTACCTGTCGGACACCCTCGACAGCACCGTGGTATTACAGGGCAGCGCGTCGGACCGTGACTTGCTGCTGGAAGAGAACATTGCCGACGCCGATATCTTCCTTGCACTGACCAACGACGATGAAGCCAACATCATGTCGTCGCTGCTGGCCAAGCGCCTGGGAGCGAAGAAGGTGATGACCATCATCAACAACCCTGCCTATGTCGACCTGATCCAAGGCGGCGATATCGATATCGCCATCAGCCCGCAACTGGCGACCATCGGCACCCTGTTGGCACACGTACGCCGCGGCGATATCGTCAGCGTGCACTCATTGCGCCGCGGCGCGGCTGAGGCCATCGAGGCGATTGCTCACGGCGACGCGAAGTCCAGCAAGGTGATCGGCAAGGCCATCGAAAACATCGCATTGCCGCCGGGTGCCACCATCGGCGCGATCATTCGTGACGAAGAAGTGCTGATCGCCCACGACGACACGGTGATCGAAGCCGGCGATCACGTGATTCTGTTCCTTGTGGATAAAAAGCACATCCGCGATGTGGAGAAGCTGTTCCACGTGGGCTTGAGCTTTTTCTGA